One genomic window of Plasmodium coatneyi strain Hackeri chromosome 12, complete sequence includes the following:
- a CDS encoding CMGC/DYRK protein kinase, which translates to MLNKEDYLISLFDIVEGFNNYCALYKKKHCSSFIFSSKVLTQNERNKDTQDFKKAFSGFVSSIEFLHFHIVEKGSPYENVQRACVGRGDCKSEEPQGEMPHWEKNARYGEQAKNGFSPNESYQNDTHSSSGVKQHDGGESKIDEGAKSGKVHHTEETNEEDYKKISDQTNCFDLHDVEREGRNENYACEVHLSQSDYSDTDDSGNSTDLCEENRDLILSQRNETLIRYVTGLDYALNVRRVSKEMLIEEIKEFFKVHNRNVRLSAYSSFLSDETMIMLRRRAQSDDDSNCHDDNMDHDYDGGDYLNVGRKYRHKCKNATSFFSIPGNYFFMKNYDDQSRDTLSTSNYTNYERSLNGITVYTLSNNSSTINGNNCNLYTDSALSRNGSYNKFSSPTFGMEIERQMSPNFGTIEEENKSAQNSICNEFEGSSYQPNEETDSACLTPNLYNSPGNESGMKLNKSEIFSPEKENHVSDSSPHSSGSYKNDNRIDKSAMNKTGKHHTYEIDSVQKKKNNLHSNTTDFYQSISDFYKSKENGNNSCEEGSNSCMKNSSLFLNSNETSVQTNNKMYQENEENIINLFFDDELSSAITINNESSLSKGVDSCSRHLPYDKDIPDVDGGNFEQSDKDAPSEENHHADVEQVVKYERDERKWMDEYCEGDYNMFRSEQIKKKKELTIGWSIGIPNADVMEKGSQEEEQKNVKTDRVTICHKGGHVGSNHDSDLTTVDQNSCDHTYKAINLRVIYERNKGELNSKGEIHFFPGQLILNKYKVVKILTKTKFSTTLKCLNVLYRKGEGRGGVHCVDNCTQSYPMVNGSVADTSDSLVFNSSTNLEGSTGERILRKKLHEKQENCISNKEPPFGAKTVRHKKKYVCLKVMKNGKSFLDQGLFELIVLNMLSNESSDSQKNGRGNTHTNKNIIQLYDYFYFKEHLIIVTEYMQSDLYNYFIKKGKIGTLGQLQILAKNLLEGLAFIHSKNLIHCDLKPENIMINMKRRKKKKLKGVDKGGHLEKGSDSSLVTLGSTHWSNSPTHNDVFVAEKEFSFAPNLKDKPSSSSNSSNSSSTNKAVSGAHIFSREKFEKIKIIDFNSSIYESDKLEMYVQTRSYRSPEVLLQQNYDKKIDIWSLGCILFEFLTKKILFDHQNIHRFIYSIASYIGPFPFYMIKGCRIPYLFTKHGLIILKKISVDKSYGGNNVKEEPLDEVDDESVMFNSKDFFRLNKKESHTNDILKGTHANQGLQYASKSSKEVYYDVCYPSDNLLKRKFQIEDTLFLDFLLSLLQIDPCKRPNADEALKHPWLKPNIYHDGL; encoded by the coding sequence atgctgAACAAGGAGGATTACCTAATTTCCCTCTTTGACATAGTTGAGGGGTTCAACAATTACTGTGCATTGTACAAGAAGAAACACTGCAgcagttttattttttctagtAAGGTGCTCACTCAAAATGAGAGAAATAAGGATACACaagattttaaaaaggcCTTTAGCGGTTTTGTGAGCAGTATAGaatttctacattttcaCATTGTGGAGAAGGGCAGCCCTTATGAGAATGTCCAGAGGGCATGTGTGGGACGGGGTGACTGCAAGAGTGAGGAACCTCAGGGGGAAATGCCTCATTGGGAGAAAAATGCTCGTTACGGAGAGCAAGCCAAAAATGGATTCTCCCCAAATGAATCTTACCAGAATGACACACATTCGAGCAGCGGAGTGAAGCAGCACGATGGGGGTGAAAGCAAAATAGACGAAGGGGCAAAATCGGGGAAGGTTCACCACACGGAGGAGACAAATGAGGaggattataaaaaaatttcagatCAGACAAACTGCTTCGACTTGCACGATGTAGAAAGGGAAGGTAGAAATGAAAACTACGCGTGTGAGGTCCATTTGTCACAGTCCGATTACAGCGACACGGATGATTCAGGAAACAGTACAGATTTGTGCGAGGAAAACAGGGACCTAATACTTAGCCAAAGAAATGAAACGCTAATCAGATACGTCACAGGCTTAGACTATGCGCTAAATGTCAGGAGAGTGTCCAAGGAAATGttaatagaagaaattaaagaattttttaaagtgcaTAATAGGAACGTTAGATTAAGTGCgtactcctcctttttaagcGACGAAACTATGATTATGTTAAGGAGGAGGGCCCAAAGTGATGACGACAGTAACTGTCATGATGACAATATGGATCATGATTATGATGGTGGTGATTATTTAAATGTAGGGAGGAAATACCGACATAAGTGTAAAAATGCaacctcctttttctccatCCCTGGGAACTATTTCTTTATGAAAAATTACGATGACCAAAGTAGGGATACCCTTTCCACCTCCAACTACACCAACTATGAGAGAAGCTTAAATGGCATTACCGTATACACACTGTCTAACAATTCGTCCACTATAAACGGAAACAACTGCAATTTGTATACGGACAGTGCATTAAGTAGAAATGGCTCTTACAACAAGTTTAGCTCACCAACATTTGGAATGGAAATAGAACGCCAGATGTCTCCTAACTTTGGTACCAtcgaggaggaaaataaaagtgcaCAGAACAGTATATGTAACGAATTTGAGGGCAGTTCCTACCAACCTAATGAAGAAACAGACAGTGCCTGTTTGACACCCAATTTGTACAATAGCCCAGGGAACGAAAGTGGTATGAAATTGAACAAATCGGAAATATTCAGTCCAGAAAAGGAGAATCATGTAAGTGACTCTTCCCCTCATAGCAGTGGCAGttacaaaaatgataacCGAATTGACAAAAGTGCAATGAATAAAACGGGGAAGCATCACACGTATGAGATTGACAGCgtacagaagaaaaaaaacaacctaCATAGCAACACGACCGATTTTTATCAAAGTATAAGTGACTTTTACAAAAGTAAGGAAAATGGGAATAACTCTTgtgaggaaggaagcaacAGCTGCATGAAGAATAGCTCCCTCTTTTTGAATAGCAATGAAACGAGTGTACAAACgaataataaaatgtacCAAGAGAATGAAGAGAACATAATTAACCTATTCTTCGATGATGAGCTGTCAAGCGCGATAACTATAAATAATGAATCCTCCTTAAGTAAAGGAGTGGACAGCTGCAGTAGGCATCTCCCCTATGATAAGGATATTCCAGATGTAGACGGGGGCAATTTTGAGCAAAGTGATAAAGATGCGCCTAGTGAGGAGAACCACCACGCTGATGTAGAGCAAGTAGTAAAGTACGAACGGGATGAGCGTAAATGGATGGATGAGTACTGCGAGGGGGATTACAATATGTTTAGGTCAGAACAaatcaagaaaaaaaaagagctaaCGATTGGGTGGTCAATTGGAATACCCAATGCGGACGTAATGGAGAAGGGATCCcaagaagaggaacaaaagaaCGTTAAAACGGACCGAGTTACCATTTGCCATAAAGGCGGCCACGTTGGAAGTAACCACGATAGTGACCTTACCACTGTTGACCAAAATTCTTGTGACCACACGTATAAAGCAATTAACCTAAGGGTCATATacgaaaggaacaaaggcGAACTGAATTCCAAGGGGgaaatccattttttcccggGTCAGCTAATtttgaataaatataaagtggtaaaaattttgaccaAAACGAAGTTCAGTACCACGCTTAAGTGTTTAAATGTGCTATacaggaagggggaaggtcGGGGTGGTGTTCATTGCGTAGATAATTGCACGCAGAGTTATCCTATGGTTAATGGTTCAGTGGCAGATACAAGCGATTCCTTAGTGTTCAACAGCTCTACCAATTTGGAAGGTTCGACAGGGGAAAGGATTTTACGTAAAAAACTCCATGAGAAACAAGAGAATTGCATCTCCAATAAGGAACCCCCTTTTGGAGCCAAAACGGTgaggcataaaaaaaagtacgtcTGCTTAAAGGtaatgaaaaatggaaagagctTCCTAGACCAAGGATTGTTCGAGCTGATCGTTCTAAACATGTTATCGAATGAAAGTAGCGAttcccaaaaaaatggaagaggaaacACGCATACAAATAAGAACATTATACAACTGTATGATTACTTTTACTTTAAGGAGCATCTAATCATAGTGACGGAATACATGCAGAGCGATTTGtacaattattttattaaaaagggtAAGATAGGGACTTTGGGGCAGCTACAAATATTGGCCAAGAACTTGCTGGAAGGCTTGGCGTTTATCCAttccaaaaatttaatacacTGCGATTTGAAACCTGAAAATATTATGATAAAcatgaaaaggaggaagaaaaaaaaactgaaaggAGTAGACAAAGGGGGGCACTTAGAAAAGGGTTCCGATTCAAGTTTAGTAACGTTGGGTAGTACACATTGGAGCAATTCGCCTACGCACAACGACGTGTTTGTCGCGGAAAAGGAGTTCTCTTTTGCACCTAATTTGAAGGATAAACCAAGCAGTAGTAGTAATAGTAGTAACAGTAGTAGTACCAACAAGGCTGTCTCTGGAGCACACATTTTTAGCAgggaaaaatttgaaaaaataaaaataatagatTTTAACAGCTCTATATACGAAAGCGACAAGCTAGAAATGTACGTCCAAACGAGATCGTATAGATCTCCAGAAGTTTTACTACAACAAAATTACGACAAGAAAATTGATATATGGAGCTTAGGTTGCATATTATTTGAATTTTTAACGAAGAAAATTCTATTTGATCATCAGAATATACATCGATTTATATACTCTATAGCGTCTTACATTGgaccctttccattttatatgaTAAAGGGTTGCCGCATACCATACCTTTTCACAAAGCACGGATtaataattttgaaaaaaataagtgttGACAAAAGTTACGGTGGTAACAACGTTAAGGAAGAACCACTTGATGAGGTGGATGACGAATCGGTCATGTTTAACTCAAAAGACTTTTTCcgtttaaataaaaaagaaagccaCACAAATGATATACTAAAAGGTACGCACGCAAATCAGGGTTTGCAGTACGCGTCAAAAAGTAGTAAAGAAGTTTATTATGATGTTTGCTACCCAAGTGATAATCTGCTAAAGCGTAAATTTCAAATTGAAGATACCTTGTTTTTAGATTTTCTCCTGTCACTACTGCAAATCGACCCGTGCAAACGGCCCAATGCGGATGAGGCGTTGAAACATCCGTGGCTGAAGCCGAACATTTACCATGACGGGTTATGA
- a CDS encoding U6 snRNA-associated Sm-like protein LSm5 encodes MYIFKRNSPFICSFVHSSLLRSLTRMATVSGSETFLPLALMDKCIGSKIWVMLKGDKEIVGKLVGFDEYVNMVLEDVTEYTYINNVKKVNKIKKLLLNGLNITIMVPGGVPVNYYDYEEKLEENIA; translated from the exons atgtacatatttaagAGAAACAGCCcattcatttgttcattcgttcattcttcccttttacgCAGTTTAACAAGAATGGCAACAGTCAGTGGGTCAGAAACGTTTTTGCCTCTTGCCCTGATGGATAAGTGCATAG GCAGCAAAATATGGGTTATGCTGAAGGGTGACAAAGAAATAGTTGGGAAGCTCGTCGGATTTGATGAATATGTGAATATG GTACTAGAAGACGTTACGGAATACACTTACATAAACAACGTTAAGAaagtgaataaaataaaaaagctgCTGCTGAACGGTTTGAATATAACAATAATGGTCCCAGGAGGTGTCCCTGTTAATTACTACGATTATGAAGAAAAGCTGGAGGAAAACATCGCATGA